The Mangrovivirga cuniculi genomic sequence AAACATAAGTGCTACCAGGTAAAACCGCAAGTTAAATTGCCCCCAGGCATTACCAACAGGCTCTTCACCACTTTCATAGGAAGTATTTTTCTCCTCATTAGGTTGATCATTGCGGAGCAAGCGGCTGGTAACTATTCCACCAATGGTAAAGATTGCTCCTCCTACCAGAAACAGCAGTAATATTGAAAGGTCTGACAGATTAACGTTGGTAGCCATATCTAAATCAAAAGCTAATTTTATAGCAATATAGTTAAAACAATATTACCTTAAAACTTGGGAGGTTTAAGGTGTTTAAAATGGCCGTTCATTTTAATTATACCTCGTGCTCTTTCGTATTCACGGATCACCGGTAAAGTATGCTCCAAATGATCTACTATAAACTTCTTTCGCTCACTTTCTCTAGTAAATTTTAAAAGTTCATATTCCTGACTGATCGAAAGACCAATTTTATGCGCCAGGTCGTAGCTATGAATCTGTTCCAGAGCAGGATCGATCGGTTTTAAATTAAGTAATTCAAAAAGTTCGTTTATAAGCGTGTAATATTTGTCTTTAGTTATTGGATCAGTTGGGTCAAATTCATTTTCAAGGTAAGATACATGCCCTCCTGCATATAATTTTCCCGGCCAGGGATTTTTGTATTCTTCAACTTTAAAGATCCGTTCACCCCGGGTTTTAATATCCATTCGCCCATCTTCATAAGTTTTAGAAAGTTCTTCGATTTTTACCTCTATCCCATATTCTATAACCCCCGTAACATATCCAGGAATGCCAAATGGTGTGTTTTCCTTCAGACAATCGTTAACCAACTGCTTATATCGGGATTCAAATACATGAAGATTTACAGGTTCTCCGGGATAAGCAACCAGTTTAAGAGGAAATAAAGGTAAAAAGTCATCCATATATCTTTAAACTTACTCCTCTTAACTTTGTTCAACAAAAAAAGCACTACCTGATCGGCAGTGCTTTTCAAAATTTATATATAAAGCTAATTATTTATTCAACTTAGCTTTCAATCCTTCATCAAGAACGGCAAGGAATTCCTCAGTAGTTAAGTAATGATCCTGAGTCATTTCGTCACCATGAATCAAAAGAGCAAGGTCTTTTGTCATTTTTCCATTTTCTACTGCTTCAATACAAACAGCTTCAAGACTGTGAGCAAAATCGATCAATTCCTGATTATCATCAAGTTTTCCACGGAACGCCAATCCTCTTGTCCATGCAAAGATTGATGCGATTGGGTTAGTAGAAGTAGGTTTTCCTTGTTGATGCTGACGGAAGTGACGAGTAACTGTACCGTGTGCAGCCTCAGCTTCCATTGTCTTACCATCAGGAGTGATTAATGTTGAAGTCATTAATCCTAATGAACCGAATCCTTGTGCAACGGTATCAGACTGAACGTCTCCATCATAGTTTTTACAAGCCCAAACGAATCCACCTTCCCACTTAAGAGCGGCAGCAACCATATCATCGATCAATCTGTGCTCGTAAGTAATTCCAGCCTCTTCAAACTTAGCCTGGAATTCGTTTTCATACACTTCCTGGAAAACGTCTTTAAATCTACCATCATACTTCTTAAGGATGGTGTTTTTAGTAGACATATACAGAGGCCATTTCTTTTCTAATGCCATGTTAAAACATGCACGAGCAAACCCGAAGATAGACTCATCAGTATTGTACATGATCATTGCGATTCCATCACCATCGAAATCGTAAGCATCAAAAGTCTGAGGCTCTCCGTTTTCAGGGGTAAAAGTCATAGTTAATTTACCTTTACCTTTAGTGAGTGTATCAGTAGCTCTGTATTGATCACCGAAAGCGTGACGTCCAATACAAATAGGCTTAGTCCAACCCGGAACCAAACGTGGAACGTTCTTGATAAGAATAGGCTCACGGAAAACTGTTCCACCTAAGATGTTTCTTATCGTTCCATTTGGAGAACGGTACATTTCTTTCAGATCAAACTCTTCTACACGTGCTTCATCCGGAGTGATTGTCGCACATTTGATACCAACATTGTACTTTTTAATTGCATTTGCTGCATCAACGGTGATCTGGTCGTTAGTTTCATCCCGACTTTCGATACCCAGATCATAATATTTGATATCAAGGTCAATATATGGAAGGATAAGTTTATCTTTTATGAACTTCCATATTACCCTTGTCATTTCGTCACCATCCAGTTCGACAACCGGATTTGCTACTTTAATTTTGTCCATAGTAAATCTACCTGTTAGTATTCCGAGTTAGTTTTTAATATATTTTACAATAGTTGGGCACGAAGTTACGAAATTATGTTTAAATGATGTATAGCTGTTTTCCGTAGTTCGATATAATGACCGGCATTAAAATTCGTTATAACAAAAAACTTTACAGTATGGCCATTTATTTATCATTCCTTTTTATTCTTTCAGCATGGATAAATCCGTCAACAGCTGATATTGAAGAAGACATTTGTCTTAATGAAAAAGAAATTAAATTACATGAACTACTTAACAATTACAGGATAGATAAAAATCTGGCTCCTGTAGAAATCTCCTCCAAACTGACAAAAGTTGCTCAGGCACATGCAAAGGACCTGGGAGATAATTATGAATTAAATGATGATTGTAATCCTCATAGCTGGTCGTCAGAAGGTGACTGGACCTCTTGTTGTTACACAAATGATCATAAAAAAGCTACGTGCATGTGGTATAAACCAAACGAAATCGCGAATTATGGAGCACACGGTTATGAAATAATTTTTTACCATTCCCACGAAGCAACTCCTGATGACGCCTTATTGGGCTGGCAGGAAAGCGATGCACACAACCCGGTAGTGATTAACTCAGGCATCTGGGAAAAAATTGACTGGAAAGCAATGGGTGTAGCTGTCAGAGGAAGCTGGGCAGTAGTCTGGTTTGGACCAGCGCCAGACCCATCTCCAAAGCCAGGCTTATGTCAGTAACTTTCTTTATCGCTAGGAAAGTCACCCGATTTAATATCATCAATATAATTATTAAAAGCTTTCGACATGATATCATTGAGGTCTGCATATTGTCTTAAAAAGCGAGGCTTGAATTCTTGAGTTATTCCAAGCATGTCATGAACAACAAGCACCTGACCATCTACATCCGGACCGGCTCCGATTCCGATAACCGGAATAGAAACTTTTTCTGCAACCTGTTTGGCAAGCTTCGAGGGTATTTTCTCCAGAACAAGTGCAAAACATCCGATCTTTTCTAAAAGTTCGGCATCCTCGATCAATTTCTGAGCCTCAGCCTCCTCTTTAGCCCGAACAGTGTACGTTCCAAATTTGTATATTGACTGAGGAGTTAATCCCAGGTGCCCCATGACGGGGACCCCCGCTGAAAGAACTCTTTCAATAGATTCTTTAATTTCACTACCCCTTCCATTTTCACAGCGTGAGCACCGGATTCTTTCATTATGCGCACAGAAGATCTCAATGCTTCACTCGAGCTACCCTGATATGACCCAAAAGGAATATCAACAACTACCAGCGCACGATCTACAGCCCTCACAACACTTGTGGCATGATAGATCATCTGATCCAGGGTGATCGGCAATGTCGTTTCATGACCTGCCATAACATTTGAAGCTGAATCACCAACAAGAATAATATCAATACCTGACTGATCAATAATTTTGGCCATTGAAAAGTCATATGCAGTAAGCATAGCGATCTTTTCACCGGTATTTTTCATTTCCTGCAAGCGATGGGTAGTGATTTTTTTTATATCGGACGATCTGTGTACAGACATAATTTTTCTCGATTTTGGTTAAACAAAAGTGCTAAAGACTTTCCTATTTTCAAACCATATCAGAATAATGATTAGGTATTATAACTTTAAAAGTAGTTCCTTCTCCTTCTTTACTTGATACATATATTTGACCGGCTAATTTATCAATAGTTGTTTCAACTAAATATAAACCAAGACCTGACCCACTACTTTTTTCGGTTGCCCTGCTAAACATATTAAAGATAGTAGAAATCTTATCCTCGGGAATTCCTTCCCCATTATCTTCTATTGTTATACTGGCTTCTTTTTCATCGACCTTTGCTGTTACGCGGATAAAGCTGTTATCGATATCTCTTCTGTATTTTATTGCATTGGAAATCAGGTTATTTAAAATAATCCTGATTCTGGGAGGATCGGAGTAAAACGGAACTAATTCTCTTATATGGGAATAAACCTGAAGGTTTCTCATATTCTCAATCGCTCCATATACTGCGATTGCCTGACTAACTTCTACCTGGATACTAACCTTTTCCTTTTTAATATCAAGGCGACTATTTCTACTTATATGTAAAAGATCTCCAACAAGATCATCCAGTCTTTTAACACTGTTTTCAATTTCATCTACACATTTATCGTAAACTTCCGGATCGTTATCCATCCTCAGAATATTAACCAATCCCAAGATTGACTTGAGTGGCGATCTAAGATCATGACTGGCGTGATAAACAAAGCGGTCGAGCTCATAATTTACCTGCTCTAACTCAAGCATACTTTTCTTAAGAGCAGTAATATCGCTTACTACTGCTTCCAGTCTGTCTTCTTCCTTATTTAGGGTAGCAGAAACTAATCCATGAAGTTTATCACCCTCTACTGTCCTGAGTTCTAATTCAAAATCCTCTACTTTTCCAAATTCTTTCAATTCATCAATGAAAGCCTCGCGGTCATCAGGATTATAATAAAAATCCTGAATGTATAGCTGTTTATCTTTATCAGCACCGGTCAGCAGGTAGAATTTCTTATTCGCTTCGAGAATTTTACCTGTTGAAGCTTCAGTAATAACGATTACAACCTGGGAATTTTGATAGAGAATGTAATACTTCTCCTTTGTTTTTTCGAGGGCTTTTTTCGCTTTAATCTCTTCTGTCACATCTTTGTGAGTACCAACTATATATTCCAGCTTCCCTTCTTTAGAATATAAAAAATTGGCCCTGCTACGGATATAACAATACTTCCCTGATTTATGTCTTAACCTGAATATTTGTTGGAATTCAGAATCGTCCTTTTCCTTAATCCTTTTCATAAAAGATTTGATCGATTCTGACTTATCATCTTTGTGAACCCAATCCAGCCATAAATTTCTCTCTGAAGAAACTTCACTAATATCATAACCGATCATCTCTACCCAACGGTTATTTACATATACTTTGGCTTCCTCAGCATCAAAAATCCACAATCCCTCATTTGTTCCTGAGATGATTTTTCGCAATAAAAACAATTCTTTATCAAGAGTCTTAATTTCTAAGTCCTCTTCGATAAAGATGATTTTTGCTTTTGCGATCTTTTCCTCTATAGGAGATTGTGGCTTTATGCTCATATTATTTTAAATAAACCGCAGGATCATTGCCGAGGATTACTTCAACATGATCATTGAGTGTAGTAGAAAGTTCATATCCCAAATAATTGGCTAAAACAGGAAAGGATTTATGACTTCTATTTACCAGGACTACAGTTTCGATTTTTTTCACAGAAGTTCCTAAAAATATTTTCATTCCATTTGCCATAGTTCGTCCGGTATTTAAAACGTCATCTACTAATATAACAACTTTATCATTAATTGACGGCAATGGAGTATCATCAGAAATCTTTACATCATCCGGATCAGTTTTGTCAATTAGCACTTCGAGAATTTCGACAGAAACATCAGAAATGCTTTCAATCTCTTTTCCCAGTTCCCTGGCAAGATCTACCCCGGCACCCTGAATACCGGCTAAAACCAATGATTTTTCTTCAAAGTTACGCTCATAAATTTCATACGCCATTCTGCGTATTTTTTGCCTGATCGATTTGGCATCTAATATTTTATTGTCTGTTGAGGTCATTTTTGTCTGATTATTAAATTTAAATGTAACATTTACTCCTCAATATTTTCACACTGACTGATATATTGTCATGTTAAATCGTAAATTTATGGTTTGGCACAAGGCTTGCCGTATTCTCATCCGCTTTAAATTAAAACAAAATTGAAAATTACATGCCATCTTGGCACATTAATATAGATTATGAGCAACGAAAATAAGCTTTCACCATTAGTTTTGACAGAACTGGCTGAAGATAATTCAGGAGATATGCTTCAATTGATAAATCCTGAGCAGGAAATTGATGATGACAAAACAATGGATAATCTCCCTGAAGAGTTACCTGTCCTTCCTATAAAGAACACCGTATTATTTCCAGGGGTAGTAATACCAATTACTGTCGGAAGAAAAAAATCAGTAAAACTTGTAAAAGAAGTTTACGAAAAAGACCGGATAATTGGAGTTATCGCTCAGCAAAACAGCAATAACGAAGACCCTGGTAAGGAAGACATTTATGAGGTAGGAACTATAGCTAGAATTATAAAAATGATCGTTCTCCCGGATGGAAATATTACGATCATAATCCAGGGAAAGAAACGATTTAAAATTAATGAGGTCAAATCTGAAGACCCATATTTAAAGGTCACCCATGAGGTGTTAGAAGAATCCTTCCCTGTAGACACTAATGAAAACCTTATTGCGCTGGTACAATCTTTAAAAGATGCAGCTAATAAGATTCTCAAGTTGAACCCGGATATTCCACAAGAAGCTCAAGTTGCTCTCGACAATATTGAAAGCACTAAATTTTTGACTCACTTCCTTTGCTCTAACATCAATGCAGAGGTCGATGAGAAACAAAAATTACTTGAAATAAACGATGGTTTCAAAAGAGCTTCGCTACTGCTCGAATACATGACCCGCGACATCAAAATGCTTGAGATCAAGCAGGAGATTCAAAACAAGGTTCATGTGGACATTGATCAGCAGCAGCGGGATTATTACCTCCGTCAGCAGATCAGAATACTACAGGATGAGCTAGGAAATGAAGGCCCTGAGGCAGAGATTGAAGAATTAAGAAAGAGAGGGGAAAAGAAAAAGTGGCCAAAGGATGTCGCAGAACATTTTAACAAAGAACTAGACAAAGTATTAAGACTCAATCCCCAGGCAGCTGAATATCCGGTTTTAATAAATTACTGTGAACTCATGCTTGAATTACCTTGGAATGAGTACACAGAGGATAATTTCGATCTTAAGAGAGCTAAAAAAATTCTTGACAAGGATCATTACGGACTGACCAAAGTAAAAGACAGAATCATAGAATACCTTGCTGTCCTCAAGCTTAAAAAAGACATGAAGGCACCAATTCTTTGCCTTTATGGACCTCCGGGGGTTGGTAAAACATCTCTGGGTAAATCTGTTGCCAAGGCACTCAATAGACAATATGTTAGAATGTCTTTAGGAGGTGTTCATGACGAGGCGGAAATCAGAGGCCACCGAAAAACCTATGTCGGTGCTATGCCCGGTAAGGTAATCCAGAATATAAAAAGAGCTGAATCTTCAAATCCGGTTTTCATCCTTGATGAAATTGATAAGCTCGACTCTGGTCATCGGGGGATCCATCCTCGGCACTTCTGGAGGTTCTGGATCCGGAACAAAACAGTACATTCAGCGATAACTTCCTGGAGATAGATTACGATCTTTCGAAAGTGCTTTTTATAGCTACAGCAAATAGTCTGGAGTCTATACCTGCACCATTGAGGGATAGAATGGAGATCATTGAGATCACCGGATATACTCATGAGGAGAAAGTAGAGATCGCTAAAAAACACCTTATTCCAAAGCAGCGAAAAGAACACGGACTTAAGGCTAAAGATGCATCTTTAAATAAAGCTGCA encodes the following:
- a CDS encoding LON peptidase substrate-binding domain-containing protein, whose amino-acid sequence is MDDFLPLFPLKLVAYPGEPVNLHVFESRYKQLVNDCLKENTPFGIPGYVTGVIEYGIEVKIEELSKTYEDGRMDIKTRGERIFKVEEYKNPWPGKLYAGGHVSYLENEFDPTDPITKDKYYTLINELFELLNLKPIDPALEQIHSYDLAHKIGLSISQEYELLKFTRESERKKFIVDHLEHTLPVIREYERARGIIKMNGHFKHLKPPKF
- a CDS encoding isocitrate dehydrogenase (NADP(+)); amino-acid sequence: MDKIKVANPVVELDGDEMTRVIWKFIKDKLILPYIDLDIKYYDLGIESRDETNDQITVDAANAIKKYNVGIKCATITPDEARVEEFDLKEMYRSPNGTIRNILGGTVFREPILIKNVPRLVPGWTKPICIGRHAFGDQYRATDTLTKGKGKLTMTFTPENGEPQTFDAYDFDGDGIAMIMYNTDESIFGFARACFNMALEKKWPLYMSTKNTILKKYDGRFKDVFQEVYENEFQAKFEEAGITYEHRLIDDMVAAALKWEGGFVWACKNYDGDVQSDTVAQGFGSLGLMTSTLITPDGKTMEAEAAHGTVTRHFRQHQQGKPTSTNPIASIFAWTRGLAFRGKLDDNQELIDFAHSLEAVCIEAVENGKMTKDLALLIHGDEMTQDHYLTTEEFLAVLDEGLKAKLNK
- a CDS encoding CAP domain-containing protein; this encodes MAIYLSFLFILSAWINPSTADIEEDICLNEKEIKLHELLNNYRIDKNLAPVEISSKLTKVAQAHAKDLGDNYELNDDCNPHSWSSEGDWTSCCYTNDHKKATCMWYKPNEIANYGAHGYEIIFYHSHEATPDDALLGWQESDAHNPVVINSGIWEKIDWKAMGVAVRGSWAVVWFGPAPDPSPKPGLCQ
- a CDS encoding PAS domain-containing sensor histidine kinase, which gives rise to MSIKPQSPIEEKIAKAKIIFIEEDLEIKTLDKELFLLRKIISGTNEGLWIFDAEEAKVYVNNRWVEMIGYDISEVSSERNLWLDWVHKDDKSESIKSFMKRIKEKDDSEFQQIFRLRHKSGKYCYIRSRANFLYSKEGKLEYIVGTHKDVTEEIKAKKALEKTKEKYYILYQNSQVVIVITEASTGKILEANKKFYLLTGADKDKQLYIQDFYYNPDDREAFIDELKEFGKVEDFELELRTVEGDKLHGLVSATLNKEEDRLEAVVSDITALKKSMLELEQVNYELDRFVYHASHDLRSPLKSILGLVNILRMDNDPEVYDKCVDEIENSVKRLDDLVGDLLHISRNSRLDIKKEKVSIQVEVSQAIAVYGAIENMRNLQVYSHIRELVPFYSDPPRIRIILNNLISNAIKYRRDIDNSFIRVTAKVDEKEASITIEDNGEGIPEDKISTIFNMFSRATEKSSGSGLGLYLVETTIDKLAGQIYVSSKEGEGTTFKVIIPNHYSDMV
- a CDS encoding phosphoribosyltransferase family protein, whose amino-acid sequence is MTSTDNKILDAKSIRQKIRRMAYEIYERNFEEKSLVLAGIQGAGVDLARELGKEIESISDVSVEILEVLIDKTDPDDVKISDDTPLPSINDKVVILVDDVLNTGRTMANGMKIFLGTSVKKIETVVLVNRSHKSFPVLANYLGYELSTTLNDHVEVILGNDPAVYLK